Proteins encoded in a region of the Tubulanus polymorphus chromosome 10, tnTubPoly1.2, whole genome shotgun sequence genome:
- the LOC141911525 gene encoding uncharacterized protein LOC141911525, whose protein sequence is MSYISKASMYTTRRILVRLIFLANFIIFNAALVTARGGRGGGSRGGGYRGGSRGGTSSTGTGSRAYRAAIVGGTIYGSAAFMRRGRYSSNSADPTVCTNFKIVENITRFPLGRFICPISDSMSDDYTYCCGNDGEQTCCTFWDDGGRTAGAIIGFVLLGVCIAGGIVILYKLMIKNKKTSPSTTPAGDTPMNAHRTHQYDNWSKYPSNTDQVDFYPPQSAHPVQPFYPVTNTMKMEPPPYSAGPTRY, encoded by the exons ATGTCATATATCTCAAAAGCGAGCATGTACACTACGCGACGGATTCTCGTGCGTCTTATTTTCTTGGcgaattttatcattttta ATGCTGCTTTAGTCACTGCTAGAGGTGGGAGAGGTGGAGGTAGTCGGGGCGGAGGTTACCGAGGAGGAAGTCGAGGAGGAACTTCCAGCACTGGCACGGGAAGCCGGGCATATCGAGCGGCCATTGTTGGTGGAACTATATACGGCTCAGCGGCATTCATGAGGAGAGGTCGATATTCTTCTAATTCCGCAg ATCCAACAGTTTGCACAAACTTCAAGATTGTTGAGAACATCACTCGATTCCCATTGGGACGTTTTATTTGCCCAATATCAGACTCTATGAGCGATGATTACACATATTGCTGCGGTAACGACGGAGAACAAACTTGTTGTACATTTTGGGACGA TGGCGGGCGCACTGCAGGTGCCATCATAGGATTTGTATTACTTGGCGTATGTATAGCGGGTGGTATCGTGATCCTTTacaaattgatgataaaaaataagaaaaccaGCCCATCGA CGACGCCAGCCGGTGACACTCCGATGAATGCACATCGGACTCATCAGTATGATAATTGGTCGAAATATCCTTCAAACACAGATCAAGTCGATTTCTACCCACCGCAATCAGCACATCCAGTCCAGCCTTTTTATCCAGTGACGAATACAATGa AAATGGAACCACCTCCTTACTCTGCTGGCCCAACTCgctattga
- the LOC141912114 gene encoding uncharacterized protein LOC141912114 — protein sequence MLTSCIVVTAMIGMTVAGSLSSVGLSEHNRVRSHYPVPKMRWSGSIANMAQNYANGCSSRHSTRSQRQGTGENIYMSSMANMDPAEAIKQAIESWESEKADYDINSNYCGSVCGHFTQLIWKTSTEVGCGVGNCPHSMWKTFVVCNYKGPGNYYGEKPY from the exons atgttGACCAGTTGTATTGTAGTGACAGCCATGATTGGCATGACGGTGGCTGGGAGTCTAAGCTCAGTTGGTTTATCAGAACACAACCGCGTCAGATCCCATTATCCTGTACCGAAAATG AGATGGTCAGGATCTATTGCAAATATGGCACAAAACTACGCAAATGGCTGCAGCTCACGTCACTCAACCAGGAGTCAGCGACAAGGAACCGGTGAAAATATCTACATGTCCAGTATGGCAAATATGGATCCTGCAGAGGCAATTAAACAGGCAATCGAATCCTGGGAGAGCGAAAAGGCAGATTACGATATTAATTCTAACTACTGCGGAAGTGTTTGCGGTCATTTTACGCAG ttGATTTGGAAAACATCTACTGAGGTTGGTTGCGGTGTTGGTAATTGCCCTCATAGCATGTGGAAAACTTTTGTCGTTTGTAACTACAAGGGACC AGGAAACTATTATGGCGAAAAGCCTTATTAG